From Polyodon spathula isolate WHYD16114869_AA chromosome 24, ASM1765450v1, whole genome shotgun sequence, one genomic window encodes:
- the roraa gene encoding nuclear receptor ROR-alpha A isoform X2, translated as MMYFVISAMKAQIEIIPCKICGDKSSGIHYGVITCEGCKGFFRRSQQSNATYSCPRQKNCLIDRTSRNRCQHCRLQKCLTVGMSRDAVKFGRMSKKQRDSLYAEVQKHRMQQQQRDHQQQPGEAEPLTPTYNLSTNGLTELHDDLSSYIDGHTPDGSKADSAVSSFYLDIQPSPDQSGLDINGIKPEPICDFTAGSGFFPYCSFTNGDTSPTVSMAELEHLAQNISKSHMETCQYLREELQQMTWQTFLQEEMENYQNKPREVMWQLCAIKITEAIQYVVEFAKRIDGFMELCQNDQIVLLKAGSLEVVLVRMCRAFDSQNNTVYFDGKYAGPEVFKALGCDDLISSVFEFGKNLCSLHLSEDEIALFSAFVLMSADRSWLQEKVKVEKLQQKIQLALQHVLQKNHREDGILTKLICKVSTLRALCSRHTEKLTAFKAIYPDIVRAHFPPLYKELFSSEFEQPMPIDG; from the exons CTCAAATCGAAATTATTCCGTGCAAGATCTGTGGAGATAAATCATCAGGAATCCATTATGGGGTTATAACTTGTGAAGGCTGCAAG GGCTTCTTCAGGCGAAGTCAGCAGAGCAACGCCACATACTCCTGTCCTCGTCAGAAGAACTGTCTGATCGACCGAACCAGCCGCAACCGTTGCCAGCACTGCCGGCTGCAGAAGTGTCTCACTGTCGGAATGTCACGAGATG CCGTCAAGTTTGGCAGAATGTCTAAGAAACAACGAGACAGCCTGTATGCGGAAGTGCAGAAACACCGAATGCAACAGCAGCAGCGGGATCATCAACAGCAGCCCGGAGAGGCTGAGCCACTCACGCCCACCTACAACCTCTCCACCAATGGGCTGACAGAGCTGCACGATGACCTCAGCAGCTACATTGACGGCCACACCCCCGACGGCAGCAAAGCGGACTCTGCAGTCAGCAGCTTCTACCTGGATATCCAGCCTTCACCTGACCAGTCTGGCCTGGATATCAACGGGATCAAACCAGAACCCATCTGTGACTTCACCGCAGGTTCCGGTTTCTTTCCGTACTGCTCGTTCACGAATGGGGACACCTCTCCCACAGTGTCAATGGCAGAGCTAG AACATTTGGCACAGAATATCTCTAAGTCACACATGGAAACGTGTCAGTACTTGAGAGAGGAACTACAACAAATGACCTGGCAGACATTCCTGCAGGAAGAAATGGAGAACTACCAGAACAAG CCCCGGGAGGTCATGTGGCAGCTGTGTGCAATCAAAATCACAGAAGCTATCCAGTATGTGGTGGAGTTTGCCAAACGCATTGATGGCTTCATGGAGCTGTGTCAGAATGATCAAATAGTGCTTCTTAAAGCTG GTTCGTTGGAAGTTGTGCTGGTCAGAATGTGCCGTGCCTTTGACTCTCAGAACAACACAGTGTATTTTGATGGAAAGTATGCTGGTCCAGAAGTTTTCAAAGCATTAG GCTGTGATGACTTGATCAGCTCTGTCTTTGAGTTTGGAAAAAACTTGTGTTCTTTGCATCTGTCTGAAGACGAGATTGCGTTGTTTTCTGCGTTTGTGTTGATGTCTGCAG ATCGATCCTGGCTTCAAGAAAAGGTAAAGGTGGAGAAGCTTCAGCAGAAAATCCAGCTGGCTCTTCAACACGTCCTGCAGAAGAACCACAGAGAGGATGGAATACTGACAAAG TTGATATGCAAAGTGTCAACACTGCGAGCACTGTGCAGCAGACATACAGAGAAGTTGACTGCGTTCAAAGCAATATACCCGGACATTGTGCGTGCCCATTTCCCTCCTTTATACAAGGAGCTCTTCAGTTCAGAGTTTGAGCAGCCAATGCCCATTGATGGGTAA